The following are encoded in a window of Fluviibacter phosphoraccumulans genomic DNA:
- a CDS encoding sulfite exporter TauE/SafE family protein, translating into MLTADTTSLPFAAAILIGWLGGVHCLGMCGGIVSALSLSVPETRRPALLLAYNAGRCLTYTLLGALAGLLGYAGVSVLGLGPKVLFALANLLLIGMGLYLMGWPALVRPLEQGGQLVWHHIEPLARRFFPVTTPLRALVVGLAWGFLPCGLVYSALATAIATSNPLTGALWMAGFALGTLPNLLLAGWMGAGLLNRLRQSALRWLAGALVAAWGLYGLAQLLELL; encoded by the coding sequence ATGTTGACAGCGGATACGACCTCACTGCCTTTTGCTGCTGCGATCCTGATCGGCTGGCTGGGGGGCGTACATTGTTTGGGTATGTGTGGCGGCATTGTTAGTGCGCTATCGCTGTCGGTACCGGAAACCCGGCGTCCGGCATTGCTGCTGGCCTATAACGCAGGTCGCTGCCTGACATACACACTGCTGGGCGCATTGGCCGGGTTGCTGGGTTATGCAGGCGTTTCCGTGCTCGGGCTTGGCCCAAAAGTACTTTTTGCGTTAGCCAATCTGTTGCTGATCGGCATGGGGCTGTATCTCATGGGGTGGCCTGCGCTGGTTCGTCCGCTGGAGCAGGGTGGGCAACTGGTCTGGCATCACATAGAACCCTTAGCCCGCCGTTTTTTCCCGGTCACGACACCTTTACGTGCGCTGGTCGTCGGATTGGCGTGGGGCTTTCTCCCCTGCGGCCTGGTGTACAGTGCGCTGGCAACAGCCATTGCCACTTCAAATCCGCTGACAGGGGCACTCTGGATGGCCGGTTTTGCCTTAGGCACTTTGCCCAACTTGTTGCTGGCTGGCTGGATGGGTGCCGGATTGCTTAATCGGTTACGGCAATCTGCGCTGCGTTGGCTGGCTGGCGCCCTGGTCGCTGCCTGGGGCCTTTACGGCCTGGCGCAATTATTGGAACTGCTATGA